Within Runella rosea, the genomic segment ATTTGAAAGACCGCACCACACCTGAGCACGGAGCAGGCAACTTGGTTTGGGGAACGGGCGATACTCCTATTCGTGAGATTTTGTTGATGATTCGCGACCGTAAATACAAATTTCCCGTTTCGGTAGAGCTTGAGTACCAAATTCCTGAAGGTTCTGACGCCGTCAAAGAAGTGGCAAAGTGCGTAGCTTTTGCCAAAAATATTTTGATGAGCTAAGGCATTTTTTGTCATGCCGACCACAGGACGGAGCCGCCCGTACGGGCATCTACCACTACTACTCACCCTCCCGAAAGTTTTAAACTTTCGGGAGGGTTTTTAATAAACTAACCCAATGAAAAAAATACTTTTTTTACTCCTAATCTTAAACTCCTCCATCGGGGTGCAGGGGGCTTTTGCCCAATCGGGCAAAGTTGTCAGCTTTGTGCTCAACTCAAAAGCACTCCAAAACACAGGAGGCGAAGACCCTAACCGTAAGGTGTCGATTTATCTTCCACCCAATTACGACGGTTCTTCGCAGCGTTATCCTGTCATTTACTACTTACACGGCTTCATGGGAAAAGATAACATTTTCGCCCAAATGCAAGCCATTTTGGATGAAGGCATAAAACGCAATAAAATTCGCCCGTTTATTTTTGTTCAAGCTGACCACTTTACGCTTTATGAAGGAAGTTTTTATTCAAACTCTTCATTGACAGGAAATTGGGATGAGTTTGAATCAAAAGAGCTGGTCGAATACGTGGACAAAAACTTCCGAACCCTTGCGACTCGCGAAAGCCGTGGCATTGCGGGGCATTCGATGGGAGGCTATGGCGCCTTCAAAATAGGGATGCTTCATCCAGAGGTTTTTAGTAGCATTTACGCCTTGAGTCCAGGGTTATTGGCAATGGTCAAGGAATTTGGACCCAACAGCCCCTCATTCAAGGAAGTACAAAACGTAAAAACGCAGGAAGATTTAAAGAAAACCTATTATCCAAAAGTGTTGGTAGCCGTTGCTCGGGCGTGGTCGCCCAATCCCAACAAACCTCCGTTTTACTGTGAT encodes:
- a CDS encoding alpha/beta hydrolase codes for the protein MKKILFLLLILNSSIGVQGAFAQSGKVVSFVLNSKALQNTGGEDPNRKVSIYLPPNYDGSSQRYPVIYYLHGFMGKDNIFAQMQAILDEGIKRNKIRPFIFVQADHFTLYEGSFYSNSSLTGNWDEFESKELVEYVDKNFRTLATRESRGIAGHSMGGYGAFKIGMLHPEVFSSIYALSPGLLAMVKEFGPNSPSFKEVQNVKTQEDLKKTYYPKVLVAVARAWSPNPNKPPFYCDFPFSYEGDKMIVNQAVLEKWEANMPVYMVNKYADNLRKLTAIKLDWGRNDSPRFPIQIGMLSQRLENLGINHYAEEYIGDHGNKIWTTDGRVLNDLLPFFNDYLKF